One Eremothecium cymbalariae DBVPG#7215 chromosome 2, complete sequence DNA window includes the following coding sequences:
- a CDS encoding amino acid permease (similar to Ashbya gossypii AGR039C): MSGFVSDKPNVPRPIAADFNSSTVSTLSTSNSGLFQRFKDSFKRADVVEDVHEKEGQEEYATGLNKTQQKLKHNIKTRHLTMISLGTGIGTGLLVASGKALHYGGPGGLLIGYLTTSTMLYCVVQACCELGVAYATLPGNYNAYPTFLVDRGFGFAVALVYGLQWAIVLPLELVTASMTIKYWTESVNPDVFVAIFYLFIVFIHFFGSRGYAESEFIFNTLKVLLMAGFIIMGISLNCGASKLGYIGAKYWSNPGTFAGERSINHLKGICSVWVQSAFAYGGSEFIALTAAEQANPRESVPSATKRWLYRVVVVFLIPIALICFLVPYTSDQLLSSSGASASHASPFVIAAAYHGVKIVPHIINAIILTSVISVGNSGMYSAPRILLSLAENGLCPKIFTYVDRAGRPLATLLFVCVFGLLSFVAASKNQESVFTWLTAIAGLSQLFTWTSIALSHIRFRAAMKVQGRSLGELGYTSTTGAIGSYYAVFFNIVVLVAQFWIAIAPIDKHGELDAESFFKNYLAFAVLVLFYVGYKIWYREVQLLIPVDKIDLETHRQIFDEEVLQQEELERKERMKTASFKQRFIAFWC; the protein is encoded by the coding sequence ATGTCAGGGTTTGTATCCGATAAGCCAAACGTACCGAGGCCGATTGCTGCAGACTTTAATTCCAGTACCGTCAGCACACTATCGACTTCTAATTCTGGATTATTTCAACGGTTTAAGGATTCTTTCAAGAGGGCTGATGTCGTTGAAGATGTTCATGAGAAGGAAGGCCAGGAGGAGTATGCTACGGGATTAAATAAGACTcaacaaaaactaaaacACAATATCAAAACAAGACATCTAACTATGATATCTCTTGGAACGGGTATTGGAACGGGTTTGTTGGTTGCTTCTGGTAAAGCTTTACATTATGGCGGTCCTGGCGGCCTTTTAATTGGGTATTTGACAACATCTACTATGCTTTACTGTGTTGTTCAAGCGTGTTGCGAGTTGGGTGTGGCTTATGCTACTCTACCTGGTAATTATAACGCATATCCAACATTTCTGGTTGATCGTGGCTTCGGATTTGCTGTTGCATTAGTTTATGGGTTACAGTGGGCAATTGTTCTACCGTTAGAACTAGTGACAGCGTCTATGACAATAAAGTATTGGACTGAATCGGTCAACCCAGACGTCTTTGTTGCCATCTTTTACCTTTTCATTGTATTCATTCACTTTTTTGGCTCGCGTGGTTATGCAGAATCAGAGttcatttttaatactTTAAAGGTATTGTTAATGGCTgggtttattattatgggTATCTCGTTGAACTGCGGGGCCTCTAAACTTGGTTACATTGGAGCGAAGTACTGGAGTAATCCTGGCACTTTTGCGGGAGAGAGGTCAATCAATCATTTGAAGGGTATTTGTTCCGTGTGGGTACAAAGTGCTTTTGCCTATGGTGGTTCGGAATTCATTGCATTAACGGCTGCTGAACAAGCGAACCCAAGAGAGTCAGTTCCCAGTGCTACCAAGAGATGGCTATACAgagtggtggtggtgtttTTGATACCTATCGCCTTGATCTGTTTCTTAGTCCCATACACATCTGACCAGCTACTATCATCCTCTGGAGCTTCTGCCTCCCATGCATCTCCATTTGTTATTGCTGCTGCCTACCATGGAGTCAAAATTGTTCCACACATAATTAATGCTATTATTTTGACTTCAGTGATATCTGTAGGAAATTCCGGCATGTATTCTGCTCCTCgtattcttctttctttagCTGAAAATGGCCTCTGTCCAAAGATATTTACCTATGTTGATAGAGCTGGTAGACCGTTGGCTACTTTGCTATTTGTTTGTGTCTTTGGTCTACTGTCATTTGTTGCTGCATCGAAAAATCAAGAATCTGTCTTCACATGGTTAACTGCCATTGCAGGTTTGTCTCAGCTGTTCACCTGGACTTCTATTGCCCTTTCACACATTAGATTTAGGGCCGCTATGAAAGTACAAGGTAGATCCCTAGGTGAATTAGGCTACACATCCACCACTGGTGCAATAGGTTCATACTATGCtgtattcttcaatattgtGGTATTGGTCGCTCAATTCTGGATTGCAATTGCACCTATTGACAAACATGGCGAATTAGATGCAGAGtctttctttaaaaattatttGGCATTCGCAGTCCTAGTCCTCTTCTACGTTGGTTACAAAATATGGTATAGAGAAGTTCAATTGCTCATTCCTGTAGACAAAATAGATCTGGAGACTCATAGACAAATATTCGATGAAGAGGTTCTTCAACAAGAGGAGCTCGAACGTAAAGAAAGAATGAAGACAGCCTCTTTCAAACAACGTTTCATAGCTTTCTGGTGTTAA
- a CDS encoding amino acid permease (similar to Ashbya gossypii AGR040C), with protein MPDLSSSASASKLEESYDRVTPAIALNANGGGRGLFRDFVDSFKKKQDDDVVGYDEETGTSSKMKKTIKSRHLLMISLGTGIGTGLLVGNGTALAKAGPGGLIIGYGVASAMLYCIIQAAGELGICYSGMTGNYTAYSSLLVDPALGFSVSWVYCIQWMTVFPLQLVTAAITIKYWTDTNPDIFVAILYFLIVFINLFGAKGYAEAEFLFNTCKVLMMVGFVILGIIINCGGAGNDGYIGARYWHTPGAFSTGFKGVCYVFCYAAFAYGGIEVMVLTASEQENPRKSIPSACKKVIYRILLIYMLTTLIVCFLVPYDAPELTSTGSASRASPFVIAIASHGISVVPHIINAVILVAVVSVGNSSLYSAPRLLLSLSEQGYAPKVFNYVDRQGRPLLCFLVAMFVGLLAFIAASDAEEDVFSWLLAISGLSQLFIWISICLSHVRFRDAMKAQGRSLGEVGYKSQTGYWGSWFAIIVSLFVLVAQFWVAIAPIGNGGKLSAKDFFQSYLAAPVLIFIYFGYKIYYKDWRLCIPATEVDLNSHRKIFDEDELKQEDLDWKEKMRTASIWVKIYHFWC; from the coding sequence ATGCCAGatttatcatcttcagcTTCGGCGTCCAAGCTTGAAGAAAGTTATGATAGAGTGACTCCAGCTATAGCTTTGAATGCTAATGGAGGAGGTAGGGGACTCTTTAGGGATTTTGTTGacagttttaaaaaaaagcaGGATGACGATGTTGTGGGttatgatgaagaaacCGGGACCTCGTCCAAGATGAAAAAGACTATAAAGTCGCGGCATTTGTTAATGATCTCGCTTGGGACTGGTATTGGGACTGGTTTGCTTGTGGGGAATGGTACTGCTCTTGCTAAGGCAGGGCCTGGTGGTTTAATCATTGGGTATGGGGTCGCGTCTGCGATGTTGTATTGTATCATTCAGGCTGCTGGAGAGCTAGGTATATGTTATTCTGGTATGACCGGTAACTATACTGCTTATTCATCTCTTCTTGTGGATCCTGCCTTGGGGTTTTCAGTTTCATGGGTTTATTGTATCCAATGGATGACTGTCTTCCCATTGCAATTAGTGACGGCAGCGATTACGATAAAATACTGGACAGATACCAATcctgatatttttgttgctatattatatttccTCATTGTTTTTATCAATCTGTTTGGTGCTAAAGGTTATGCTGAGGCtgaatttttgttcaataCCTGCAAGGTTTTAATGATGGTCGGATTTGTAATTCttggtattattatcaaCTGTGGAGGTGCTGGAAATGATGGCTACATAGGTGCTAGATACTGGCATACCCCAGGTGCCTTTTCTACTGGTTTCAAAGGTGTTTGTTACGTGTTTTGTTACGCTGCTTTTGCGTATGGAGGTATTGAAGTGATGGTTTTAACAGCTTCTGAACAAGAAAACCCAAGAAAATCTATTCCAAGTGCATGTAAGAAGGTCATCTATCGTATTTTGCTCATATACATGTTGACAACTTTAATTGTTTGTTTCTTAGTGCCTTATGATGCTCCCGAATTAACTTCAACAGGTTCAGCTTCTCGTGCATCACCATTTGTTATTGCAATTGCTTCTCATGGGATCTCAGTTGTACCGCATATTATTAATGCTGTCATCCTAGTTGCAGTTGTTTCTGTCGGTAATTCGTCGTTATATTCCGCTCCAAGATTGTTGTTATCTCTATCTGAACAAGGTTATGCTCCAAAGGTGTTTAACTATGTTGATAGACAAGGCAGGCCGTTGCTTTGTTTTCTAGTAGCTATGTTTGTTGGTCTATTAGCTTTCATTGCTGCTTCAGatgcagaagaagatgtGTTCTCATGGTTATTAGCTATATCAGGTCTCTCTCAACTATTCATTTGGATATCAATTTGTTTGTCGCATGTGAGATTCCGTGATGCAATGAAGGCACAGGGTAGGTCTCTTGGCGAAGTTGGCTATAAATCACAAACTGGATACTGGGGGTCGTGGTTCGCCATCattgtttctttgtttgtTTTGGTTGCTCAATTCTGGGTCGCCATCGCACCAATTGGAAATGGCGGTAAATTGAGCGCTAAAGACTTCTTCCAAAGTTACCTGGCAGCACCTGTTCTGATCTTTATCTATTTCGGCTACAAAATTTACTACAAGGATTGGAGATTATGCATCCCTGCTACAGAGGTTGATTTAAACTCCCATAGAAAGATTTTCGACGAAGATGAGTTAAAACAAGAAGATTTAGATTGGAAGGAGAAAATGAGAACCGCATCTATCTGGGTAAAAATTTACCACTTTTGGTGTTAA
- a CDS encoding uncharacterized protein (similar to Ashbya gossypii AGR041C), which produces MSLPMITLLATQLVRSPAIRSQAFCTAPFCKSWLSKLLYPPASKPGASSYREANSNGPNQCFLPVRTNGELNEVLMFSNRVPLILNFTFRGLPQADALTGALNRIVLLETEKRVNVADIETDFLETKEAMLRFGVKQIPTLVSVRKTFPEDHYTLSEYGSGEVDWASLKAWVEKNADDA; this is translated from the coding sequence ATGTCACTGCCGATGATTACCCTTCTTGCCACGCAGCTGGTACGTTCCCCTGCCATAAGATCGCAGGCCTTCTGCACCGCACCTTTCTGCAAGTCATGGCTCTCTAAACTACTGTATCCGCCCGCAAGCAAGCCCGGGGCATCCAGTTACCGCGAGGCCAACAGCAACGGACCTAACCAGTGTTTTTTGCCAGTTCGCACAAATGGGGAACTCAACGAGGTGTTAATGTTCAGCAACCGTGTTCCGTTGATACTCAATTTCACATTCCGCGGGCTCCCGCAAGCAGATGCATTAACGGGCGCGCTCAATCGAATAGTCTTACTGGAGACTGAAAAGCGTGTTAACGTCGCAGACATTGAAACGGATTTCCTCGAAACGAAAGAAGCCATGCTTCGTTTCGGAGTCAAGCAAATACCCACTTTGGTCTCGGTTAGGAAGACCTTCCCCGAAGACCATTATACTCTATCAGAATATGGGTCAGGCGAGGTCGACTGGGCATCGCTTAAAGCATGGGTAGAAAAGAACGCAGACGACGCAtaa
- the TPI1 gene encoding triose-phosphate isomerase TPI1 (similar to Ashbya gossypii AGL201C) has translation MARTFFVGGNFKLNGSKQSIKEIVERLNTASIAENVEVVICPPAPYLDYASSLLSKSQVSVGAQNAYLKASGAYTGENSVEQIREVGAKWVILGHSERRTYFKEDDVLVADKTKFALEQDVGVILCIGETLEEKKAGVTLDVVKRQLKAVLDKVSDWRNIVIAYEPVWAIGTGLAATADDAQDIHHSIREFLAEQLSREAADKIRILYGGSANGSNAASFKDKADVDGFLVGGASLKPEFVDIVNSRQ, from the coding sequence ATGGCTAGaacattttttgttggtgGTAACTTTAAGTTAAACGGATCCAAGCAATCCATTAAGGAGATTGTGGAGAGATTGAACACGGCTTCAATTGCAGAGAACGTTGAGGTTGTTATCTGTCCACCTGCTCCATACTTGGACTATGCATCTTCGTTATTGTCCAAAAGCCAAGTTTCTGTGGGTGCACAGAACGCGTACTTGAAGGCTTCTGGTGCGTACACTGGTGAGAACTCTGTGGAGCAAATCCGTGAGGTTGGTGCCAAGTGGGTGATTTTGGGGCACTCCGAAAGAAGAACTTACTTCAAGGAGGACGATGTCTTGGTTGCAGACAAGACTAAGTTTGCCCTAGAACAAGACGTTGGCGTGATCTTGTGTATTGGTGAGACTttggaagaaaagaaggctGGTGTGACTTTGGATGTTGTCAAGAGACAATTGAAGGCTGTTTTGGACAAGGTTTCCGACTGGCGCAACATCGTGATCGCTTATGAACCAGTCTGGGCTATTGGGACCGGGTTAGCTGCTACTGCAGACGACGCCCAGGATATCCACCACTCCATCAGAGAATTCTTGGCTGAACAGTTGTCGCGTGAAGCTGCAGACAAGATCAGAATCCTATACGGTGGTTCTGCTAATGGATCGAACGCTGCCTCTTTCAAGGACAAGGCCGATGTCGATGGGTTCTTGGTTGGTGGTGCGTCTTTGAAACCAGAATTCGTGGACATCGTCAACTCCAGACAATGA
- the ALG14 gene encoding N-acetylglucosaminyldiphosphodolichol N-acetylglucosaminyltransferase anchoring subunit ALG14 (similar to Ashbya gossypii AGL202W) codes for MWWAVVSVFLAVCTVGLVRFALISPIFRVGQQQQVPDGDAVVCSSNREDAPEHVVVFLGSGGHTGEMLRLLKAYQGVLVSGTCCLYVCYADGASSEKIRQLIAGGGLKLRKVVYIGMPKAREVGSSKVESVRSIVRSMYHTYRVVVGIRAKIGDAPHLVLFNGPGTCCVLTLWLRTLDIFMRRSTKIVYVESLARIKTLSMTGRLLYPFVDEFVVQWPELARRYRRARYFGILV; via the coding sequence ATGTGGTGGGCTGTTGTATCGGTCTTTTTGGCAGTGTGCACAGTTGGACTTGTGAGATTTGCGCTTATTTCACCTATTTTTCGTGTAggacagcagcagcaggtgcCGGATGGAGATGCCGTGGTATGTTCTTCGAATAGGGAGGATGCCCCTGAGCATGTAGTTGTGTTTTTAGGTTCCGGTGGGCATACGGGGGAGATGCTGCGACTGCTGAAGGCTTACCAGGGGGTTTTGGTTAGCGGTACGTGTTGCCTTTATGTGTGCTATGCGGATGGGGCCAGTTCGGAGAAGATTAGACAGTTGATTGCGGGAGGGGGGCTTAAGCTTCGCAAGGTGGTATACATAGGGATGCCCAAAGCTCGTGAAGTTGGGAGTTCTAAGGTGGAGTCTGTGCGCAGCATAGTGCGGTCGATGTATCATACGTACCGAGTTGTTGTCGGAATACGGGCCAAGATTGGAGATGCACCCCACTTGGTGTTGTTTAACGGGCCTGGGACTTGCTGTGTATTAACTTTATGGCTGCGGACGTTGGACATTTTCATGCGACGCAGTACTAAGATTGTCTACGTTGAGTCGTTGGCCAGGATCAAGACATTAAGCATGACCGGTCGGCTGTTGTATCCGtttgttgatgagtttGTAGTGCAGTGGCCCGAACTTGCCAGGAGGTATAGACGGGCGCGGTATTTCGGTATTCTCGTGTAG
- a CDS encoding uncharacterized protein (similar to Saccharomyces cerevisiae YBR071W), whose product MLSFLKAKILYKACFSSSHQKRTYTGVAAHPHTTASAAPGTAISRPDPAPVPLPQPQRLTPDQPPEHDAAADELTLLRPGSRRADPASGASRCWPGSHRKLNRTSLLLDAATMREYTLALEHLVEENPAHDHLQQYRLAVPSRDDTANTPPSVCSSPPSSFASTSPITSPHCSLSTASSPLSDVSIQELIYDDCEEQEKYALAAAAVAAATMSTPACGAGPRALPGGPVVCCRERAPCCSGASKHAFGLPPTATVAPCNTRLIVVDNPIDHGLRTTRPPPKTLHTECLISFEEDDDTYIAPPCNRTLLEF is encoded by the coding sequence ATGCTTTCATTCTTGAAGGCCAAGATACTCTACAAGGCCTGCTTTTCCTCTTCTCACCAGAAGCGCACATACACTGGTGTTGCAGCGCACCCACATACTACTGCGTCTGCGGCGCCTGGAACTGCTATTTCGAGACCCGATCCTGCCCCCGTGCCATTGCCACAGCCGCAGCGGCTGACGCCAGACCAGCCTCCTGAGCACGACGCCGCCGCCGACGAACTCACGCTGCTGCGTCCGGGCTCCAGGCGAGCCGATCCCGCATCCGGCGCCAGCCGCTGCTGGCCCGGCTCCCACCGCAAGCTCAACCGTACGTCGCTACTGCTCGACGCGGCAACCATGCGCGAGTATACGTTGGCCTTGGAGCACCTGGTCGAAGAGAACCCCGCCCACGACCACCTGCAGCAATACCGCCTCGCCGTGCCGTCACGTGACGACACCGCAAACACCCCGCCCAGCGTCTGCTCCTCGCCCCCCTCAAGCTTTGCATCCACCAGCCCTATAACCTCGCCGCATTGTTCGCTCTCCACGGCCTCGTCCCCGCTGTCCGACGTCTCCATCCAGGAGCTCATCTACGATGATTGCGAAGAACAGGAAAAATATGCATTAGCCGCTGCTGCcgttgcagcagcaacaatGAGCACCCCGGCCTGCGGCGCCGGCCCCAGAGCCCTGCCTGGCGGCCCCGTCGTCTGTTGCAGGGAGCGGGCTCCCTGCTGCAGCGGCGCTAGCAAACATGCCTTCGGTCTTCCACCCACTGCCACCGTAGCCCCTTGTAACACCAGGCTCATAGTCGTGGACAACCCCATCGACCATGGGCTCCGCACCACGCGCCCGCCGCCCAAGACCCTACATACAGAGTGTCTTATATCCTTCGAAGAGGACGACGACACATATATAGCGCCCCCTTGCAACAGAACGCTGCTGGAGTTCTGA
- the CDC34 gene encoding SCF E2 ubiquitin-protein ligase catalytic subunit CDC34 (similar to Ashbya gossypii AGL203C) codes for MSNRKNTAASLLLRQYRELTDPKKAIPSFHIELDDDSNIFLWNIGVMVLNEDSIYHGGYFKAQMRFPEDFPFSPPSFRFTPAIYHPNVYRDGRLCISILHQSGDPTSDEPDSETWSPVQTVESVLISIVSLLEDPNISSPANVDAAVDYRKNPEQYKQRVKLEVERSKQDIPPGFVMPTSQTAYISQRNAEPEESKDVGDNFWYDSEEEDDDIYGDDDDGDNGESEPEFEEEDDDDSMDNDSVMDKRKPDKADEESEDVDDVKLDINK; via the coding sequence ATGTCGAACCGTAAGAATACCGCGGCCAGTCTGTTGTTGCGACAGTACAGAGAGCTCACAGATCCCAAGAAGGCGATTCCATCTTTCCACATAGAACTTGACGATGATAGCAACATTTTCTTGTGGAACATTGGGGTGATGGTGTTGAATGAAGACTCAATTTACCACGGGGGTTACTTCAAGGCGCAGATGCGGTTTCCTGAAGACTTTCCGTTTAGTCCTCCAAGTTTCAGGTTCACGCCTGCGATTTACCACCCGAATGTTTATAGAGACGGCAGGTTGTGTATATCCATCTTGCATCAGAGCGGCGATCCAACTTCGGACGAGCCGGACTCCGAGACATGGTCGCCGGTACAGACGGTGGAGAGCGTGTTGATATCAATTGTGTCTCTTTTAGAGGATCCCAACATTTCATCTCCCGCCAATGTGGATGCCGCAGTCGACTACCGAAAGAATCCAGAGCAATACAAACAAAGAGTCAAGCTAGAAGTCGAGCGTTCCAAGCAGGACATCCCTCCCGGGTTTGTGATGCCTACGTCGCAGACCGCTTATATATCGCAGAGAAACGCGGAGCCGGAGGAGTCCAAGGACGTGGGCGACAACTTTTGGTACGACAGCGAGGAAGAAGACGACGACATTTACGGCGATGACGACGACGGCGACAACGGCGAAAGCGAGCCCGAGTTTGAAGAGGAggacgatgatgatagcATGGATAACGACAGCGTTATGGATAAGAGAAAACCTGACAAAGCAGATGAGGAATCTGAAGATGTAGATGATGTCAAGCtagatataaataaatga
- the SLM4 gene encoding Slm4p (similar to Ashbya gossypii AGL204C): MTMLHSTNIKQLLQRTLEPTHTPVSTYQIQSAVLVSRKSGSIVSFVTNSVSKVPSNDSINNLKMMALLTKEKWSEDEQDPKAQATKSCYHVTINTPDSGSAASSSQTTSRIYTFELEDLHTCVAQIPGSDLLLLLIGDSSYPHGLLVMRLKSALGAFQDVYGYKLD, translated from the coding sequence ATGACCATGCTTCATAGTACAAACATTAAGCAACTCCTCCAGAGGACCTTAGAACCAACCCACACTCCAGTCTCGACTTACCAAATACAATCCGCAGTCCTCGTCTCGCGCAAAAGTGGTTCTATCGTCTCCTTTGTAACTAATAGCGTATCTAAGGTTCCATCCAATGACTCCATCAACAACCTCAAAATGATGGCCCTTCTCACTAAGGAGAAGTGGTCCGAAGACGAACAGGACCCAAAGGCCCAAGCGACTAAAAGCTgttatcacgtgacaataAATACACCCGACTCGGGCTCTGCCGCATCTTCGTCGCAAACCACCTCCCGCATCTATACAtttgaattggaagatCTCCATACATGTGTCGCACAAATACCTGGATCTGACCTGCTGCTTCTCCTAATTGGCGATTCTTCCTACCCCCACGGATTGCTCGTGATGAGATTGAAAAGTGCCCTAGGCGCATTCCAAGACGTCTACGGCTACAAGCTGGACTAG
- the DBF4 gene encoding protein serine/threonine kinase activating protein DBF4 (similar to Ashbya gossypii AGL205C), whose protein sequence is MGSPLKPLAPPTACAQAAPRAVRSPLKENDPNHQPRPSKACTTLTTTQPFQGKKRSLNLLEETEKGRHKRNRQTGLSYTATTSGGANAASSGAPGRTIEGAVLISRQQAQRRAEQSKITAKDLLDWQQNWRRIMRKDTRIYFDTTIVDHHQGSKLEKRKELLKRGFSTLGARMKAFFDMEVTIVITSRKLDKYENLPEIDVLYRAHKNGYMKIWNYDKAMRFLKNLDVDLDAIEKQQQYGICQTSHGSILMMGANQSHNSVSVGGVITATTNATATLSNLLENERLYGPNDRDPRTKRDDVHYFKYPHVYLYDLWQTWAPLITMEWKPSEINDPEKLPYPNIKPGTFGRCPFVGDGSCDELSTRRILKRYKRDCLNEKYALKLRLLYQDSAEPRPLSDIRDDEQPLFIPHSGKYMDSKKKYMEVMGIDDTRCKKPPPITLLTRQETTGEESLANDDLCKRKSRIPQEIKASGVNQSLDTNAGGSFSMGNGLAPIKASNLNKSLKSLNRLVVDRKFTQQTIPHPPQAAKNSASVTSGATACLDKKSVSPQESATLTATAATASPTPAKRPLQGKLGGGYCENCRVKYEHLDQHIQTEKHQSFAQNHLNFERIDSLINTLREEYTLYGSSQ, encoded by the coding sequence ATGGGATCACCGCTGAAACCACTCGCACCGCCTACAGCTTGCGCGCAAGCGGCGCCTAGAGCTGTCAGGTCGCCACTGAAGGAGAATGATCCTAATCATCAACCTAGACCCTCCAAGGCGTGTACTACGCTTACTACTACTCAGCCCTTCCAAGGGAAAAAGAGATCCCTCAACTTATTGGAGGAGACTGAGAAGGGTCGTCACAAACGTAATAGACAGACAGGACTTTCTTATACTGCGACTACATCTGGAGGTGCAAATGCAGCGTCGAGTGGGGCTCCTGGCAGAACAATTGAGGGCGCGGTGCTCATCTCTAGACAGCAGGCACAGCGCCGGGCTGAGCAATCCAAGATAACAGCCAAAGATCTTTTAGACTGGCAGCAAAACTGGCGACGGATTATGAGAAAAGACACGAGAATTTACTTTGACACAACCATTGTGGACCATCATCAGGGCTCGAAGCTGGAAAAGCGTAAGGAGTTGCTGAAGCGTGGGTTTTCCACGTTGGGGGCACGCATGAAGGCGTTCTTCGATATGGAGGTAACAATCGTCATCACGAGCAGGAAACTAGATAAGTACGAAAATTTACCCGAGATAGACGTGTTGTATAGAGCACATAAGAATGGGTATATGAAGATATGGAACTATGACAAGGCAATGAGATTCTTAAAAAACCTAGATGTGGATCTGGACGCGATAGAAAAACAGCAACAATACGGCATTTGCCAAACTTCCCATGGGTCAATACTGATGATGGGTGCAAACCAATCCCATAATAGTGTGTCTGTAGGCGGTGTCATTactgcaacaacaaatgCGACAGCTACACTGTCCAACCTGTTAGAAAATGAAAGGTTGTACGGCCCGAACGACCGAGATCCACGAACTAAAAGAGATGATGTTCATTACTTCAAATACCCTCATGTTTATTTGTACGACTTATGGCAGACATGGGCACCCTTAATTACCATGGAGTGGAAACCTTCTGAGATCAACGATCCAGAAAAGTTGCCCTATCCTAATATAAAGCCAGGTACTTTTGGGAGATGTCCCTTTGTGGGAGATGGTAGCTGTGATGAGCTCTCCACCAGaagaattttaaaaagatataaacGAGATTGCTTGAATGAAAAGTATGCGTTAAAACTAAGACTTCTATATCAGGATTCTGCAGAGCCTAGACCTTTGTCTGACATCCGTGATGACGAACAACCTTTGTTCATACCACATTCTGGAAAGTATATGGACAGCAAAAAGAAGTATATGGAAGTAATGGGCATTGATGACACAAGGTGCAAAAAGCCTCCTCCTATTACACTACTAACAAGACAAGAAACTACAGGCGAAGAATCTCTAGCTAATGATGATCTTTGTAAGCGTAAAAGTCGAATTCCGCAGGAAATCAAAGCTAGTGGTGTGAACCAATCCTTAGACACTAATGCTGGCGGATCATTTTCCATGGGTAATGGCTTAGCCCCTATTAAAGCATCCAACTTGAATAAAAGCTTAAAATCCCTTAATAGATTGGTTGTCGACCGCAAGTTCACACAACAGACAATCCCCCACCCTCCTCAAGCGGCAAAGAATTCAGCATCAGTAACATCTGGCGCTACTGCATGTCTGGATAAGAAATCAGTCTCACCACAAGAATCCGCCACCTTGACCGCTACCGCTGCTACTGCAAGTCCAACCCCTGCAAAAAGACCCCTACAAGGGAAGCTAGGCGGTGGCTACTGTGAAAATTGTCGCGTTAAATATGAACATCTAGACCAGCATATCCAGACTGAAAAGCATCAAAGCTTTGCGCAAAACCATTTGAACTTCGAAAGGATAGATTCCTTGATTAATACATTACGAGAAGAATATACCCTCTATGGTTCCTCTCAATAG